The Glycine soja cultivar W05 chromosome 8, ASM419377v2, whole genome shotgun sequence genome has a window encoding:
- the LOC114423032 gene encoding uncharacterized protein LOC114423032 isoform X2: MLPRALLAKFILKPSTVSPFQFNQQRALHSRNKKALEFIAKGWNALKEVDRVIDYSDPKHSGIVSLLRTAKENFELALEADNTNTHARYWLSRLHMKYPVPGANKAVGAALLVEAAEMGDPEAQYALGCHLRVENDYVQSDQQAFYYLEKAVDQLHPGALYLLGAVYLTGDCVRKDIASALWCFHRASEKGHAGAAIAYGSLLLKGIFSSTTRNVFHGMVEIDLL, translated from the exons ATGCTTCCGAGGGCTTTATTGGCCAAATTCATTCTCAAACCCTCCACTGTTTCTCCATTCCAGTTCAATCAGCAG AGAGCATTGCATAGTAGGAACAAGAAAGCCTTGGAGTTCATTGCAAAAGGCTGGAATGCTTTGAAGGAGGTTGATAGAGTCATCGATTATTCCGATCCCAAGCATTCGGGCATTGTTTCTCTTCTCAGG ACAGCTAAGGAGAATTTCGAGCTTGCTTTGGAAGCTGATAATACCAATACCCATGCTAGGTATTGGTTGTCCAGATTGCATATGAAATACCCTGTTCCAGGAGCTAATAAAGCTGT AGGGGCAGCATTATTGGTAGAAGCAGCAGAAATGGGTGATCCTGAGGCACAGTATGCATTGGGTTGTCATCTAAGAGTTGAG AATGACTATGTCCAGTCTGATCAACAAGCTTTTTATTATTTGGAGAAAGCTGTGGACCAG TTGCATCCAGGTGCTCTTTACCTTTTGGGTGCTGTATATTTGACAGGCGACTGTGTCAGGAAAGATATTGCTTCTGCATTGTGGTGTTTCCACAGAGCATCAGAAAAG GGCCATGCTGGGGCTGCTATAGCATATGGATCTCTTCTTCTTAAAG GCATTTTTAGCTCTACTACTCGTAATGTCTTCCACGGAATGGTTGAAATTGATCTGCTGTGA
- the LOC114423032 gene encoding uncharacterized protein LOC114423032 isoform X1, with amino-acid sequence MLPRALLAKFILKPSTVSPFQFNQQRALHSRNKKALEFIAKGWNALKEVDRVIDYSDPKHSGIVSLLRTAKENFELALEADNTNTHARYWLSRLHMKYPVPGANKAVGAALLVEAAEMGDPEAQYALGCHLRVENDYVQSDQQAFYYLEKAVDQLHPGALYLLGAVYLTGDCVRKDIASALWCFHRASEKGHAGAAIAYGSLLLKGVEVPESVIKFSLTRGAAAHRRGRNKGALAIDPVEMAREKFQIAAKAGCELGFKWLARLEEEEKRALTGEH; translated from the exons ATGCTTCCGAGGGCTTTATTGGCCAAATTCATTCTCAAACCCTCCACTGTTTCTCCATTCCAGTTCAATCAGCAG AGAGCATTGCATAGTAGGAACAAGAAAGCCTTGGAGTTCATTGCAAAAGGCTGGAATGCTTTGAAGGAGGTTGATAGAGTCATCGATTATTCCGATCCCAAGCATTCGGGCATTGTTTCTCTTCTCAGG ACAGCTAAGGAGAATTTCGAGCTTGCTTTGGAAGCTGATAATACCAATACCCATGCTAGGTATTGGTTGTCCAGATTGCATATGAAATACCCTGTTCCAGGAGCTAATAAAGCTGT AGGGGCAGCATTATTGGTAGAAGCAGCAGAAATGGGTGATCCTGAGGCACAGTATGCATTGGGTTGTCATCTAAGAGTTGAG AATGACTATGTCCAGTCTGATCAACAAGCTTTTTATTATTTGGAGAAAGCTGTGGACCAG TTGCATCCAGGTGCTCTTTACCTTTTGGGTGCTGTATATTTGACAGGCGACTGTGTCAGGAAAGATATTGCTTCTGCATTGTGGTGTTTCCACAGAGCATCAGAAAAG GGCCATGCTGGGGCTGCTATAGCATATGGATCTCTTCTTCTTAAAG GTGTTGAGGTTCCAGAATCGGTAATAAAGTTCAGTTTGACGAGAGGTGCTGCAGCTCATAGACGGGGGAGGAATAAGGGAGCTCTTGCAATTGATCCAGTAGAGATGGCAAGAGAAAAGTTTCAGATAGCGGCAAAAGCAGGGTGTGAGCTTGGATTCAAATGGCTTGCAAGGTTAGAGGAGGAAGAGAAACGGGCACTCACGGGGGAACATTGA